A single genomic interval of Mycobacterium sp. DL592 harbors:
- a CDS encoding VWA domain-containing protein has product MAVRRVRPPQPLAPYGLPGHLVGFVEALRAQGISVGPSETVDAGRVLTVLGLGDRQALREGLACAVLRRADHRETYDAMFDLWWPAALGGRTVLVDEDADDDTPEGLPPEDVDAMREMLLQLLADNPEIGDMDDRLVAMIAQIVEAYGRYTSSRGPSYSSYQALKAMGLDELEGRLLAGLLAPHGDDPSPTQEQIAKALAAQKIQQLRRLVESETKRRTAEQLGREHVQMYGIPQLAENVEFLRASGDQLRQMRKTVQPLARMLATRLAAKRRRHRAGSIDLRKTLRKSMSTGGVPIDVVLRKPRPARPELVVLCDVSGSVAGFSHFTLLLVHALRQQFSRVRVFAFIDTTDEVTHLFGPDADLAVAIQRITREAGVYTRDGHSDYGNAFVSFTENFHNVLSPRTSLLVLGDGRTNYRNPATDVLARMVSASRHAHWLNPEPRHLWGSGDSAVPRYEDVITMHECRSAKQLAAVVDQLLPV; this is encoded by the coding sequence ATGGCCGTCCGCAGGGTCCGCCCCCCACAGCCGCTGGCGCCGTATGGCCTGCCCGGCCATCTGGTCGGCTTCGTCGAAGCGCTTCGCGCGCAGGGTATTTCGGTCGGGCCCTCGGAGACTGTCGATGCCGGGCGGGTGCTCACCGTCTTGGGCCTCGGCGACCGCCAGGCCCTGCGGGAAGGGTTGGCGTGCGCGGTGTTACGCCGGGCCGACCACCGCGAAACCTATGACGCCATGTTCGACCTGTGGTGGCCGGCCGCCCTGGGCGGGCGAACCGTTCTGGTCGACGAAGACGCCGACGACGACACGCCCGAAGGGCTGCCGCCCGAGGACGTCGACGCCATGCGCGAGATGCTGCTGCAATTGCTGGCCGACAACCCCGAGATCGGCGACATGGACGACCGGCTGGTCGCGATGATCGCCCAGATCGTCGAGGCCTACGGCCGATACACCTCCAGCCGTGGCCCGTCGTACTCGTCGTATCAGGCGCTCAAGGCCATGGGCCTCGACGAGCTGGAGGGCCGGCTGCTGGCCGGGTTGCTGGCCCCGCACGGCGACGATCCCAGCCCCACCCAGGAGCAGATCGCCAAAGCGCTTGCCGCGCAGAAGATTCAGCAGCTTCGCCGGCTGGTCGAAAGTGAGACCAAACGGCGCACCGCCGAACAGCTCGGCCGCGAACATGTGCAGATGTACGGCATCCCGCAGCTGGCCGAGAACGTCGAATTCCTGCGGGCATCCGGCGATCAGCTGCGCCAGATGCGCAAGACCGTCCAGCCGTTGGCCCGGATGCTGGCCACCCGGCTGGCGGCCAAACGGCGGCGCCACCGGGCCGGGTCGATCGACCTGCGCAAGACGCTGCGCAAGTCGATGTCCACCGGCGGTGTGCCGATCGACGTGGTGTTGCGCAAGCCGCGCCCGGCCCGCCCGGAGCTTGTGGTGCTGTGCGACGTGTCCGGCTCGGTGGCCGGGTTCAGCCACTTCACCCTGCTGTTGGTGCACGCGCTGCGCCAGCAGTTCTCCCGGGTGCGGGTGTTCGCCTTCATCGACACCACCGACGAGGTGACCCACCTGTTCGGCCCCGACGCCGACCTCGCGGTGGCCATCCAGCGGATCACCCGCGAGGCCGGGGTCTACACCCGCGACGGCCACTCCGACTACGGCAACGCGTTCGTGTCGTTCACCGAGAACTTCCACAACGTGCTCTCCCCACGCACGTCGCTGCTGGTACTCGGCGACGGTCGCACCAACTACCGCAACCCCGCGACCGACGTCCTAGCCCGCATGGTCAGCGCCAGCCGCCACGCGCACTGGCTCAACCCCGAACCACGTCATCTGTGGGGCAGCGGCGATTCCGCGGTGCCGCGCTACGAGGACGTCATCACCATGCACGAATGCCGGTCGGCCAAGCAGCTGGCGGCCGTGGTCGATCAGCTCCTGCCGGTCTAG
- a CDS encoding PE-PPE domain-containing protein, which produces MRGSTGGGKAAMTLGGALTGVTAAVAAVVVGLTPTVSSVPQLAAATVTYLRGTNIGWTPTDAEYRAFIGRVLDGTGTPSDPPTPAGNVDYNAGFWPVSHGLIFDLTWNDSVAQGVANLDARNPTGNVVFGLSQGAVVASQYKAEHPGGTGNTFVLVENPSRPNGGVLARFNGLHIPILNVTFSGATPDNGDPTIDVARQYDGWADFPTRPLNLLATANAVLGMIYIHGRTQTELTAADLAAAKASGDSMYYQQHSNTTYYLVRTPRLPLLMPLTGVLPESLLNSWDSALRPIIEQGYDRTDYNRPTQAQWVPPAGSAAVANPPAVASPAQAIRSAVQNARTARTAKPAATTAHAPKPAAADSTPSAGQAPGHSAGARTTGGSARAARAD; this is translated from the coding sequence ATGCGCGGCTCGACGGGTGGCGGCAAAGCGGCAATGACGTTGGGCGGCGCGCTGACCGGTGTGACTGCGGCCGTCGCTGCCGTGGTCGTCGGATTGACCCCGACGGTGTCGAGCGTTCCCCAGCTTGCGGCGGCCACCGTGACCTATCTGCGTGGGACCAACATCGGCTGGACACCCACCGACGCCGAGTACCGCGCCTTCATCGGTCGCGTCCTCGACGGCACCGGGACTCCCTCAGATCCGCCCACGCCGGCGGGCAACGTCGATTACAACGCCGGATTCTGGCCTGTCTCACACGGTCTCATCTTCGACCTGACGTGGAACGACTCCGTCGCCCAGGGCGTGGCGAACCTAGACGCCCGCAACCCCACCGGCAACGTCGTCTTCGGGCTGTCCCAGGGGGCGGTGGTGGCATCGCAGTACAAGGCCGAACACCCCGGCGGGACCGGCAACACCTTCGTCCTCGTCGAGAACCCCAGCCGACCCAACGGCGGCGTGCTGGCCCGTTTCAACGGACTGCACATTCCGATCCTCAACGTCACGTTCAGCGGCGCCACGCCCGACAACGGCGATCCGACGATCGACGTCGCACGCCAGTACGACGGCTGGGCCGACTTCCCGACCCGCCCGCTGAACCTGCTGGCCACCGCCAATGCCGTCCTGGGCATGATCTACATCCACGGCCGAACCCAGACCGAGCTCACCGCAGCCGACCTCGCAGCCGCCAAAGCCAGCGGCGACAGCATGTACTACCAACAGCACAGCAACACCACCTACTACCTGGTCCGCACACCGCGGCTGCCACTGTTGATGCCCCTGACCGGCGTCCTGCCCGAGTCGCTGCTCAACTCCTGGGACTCGGCTCTGCGGCCGATCATCGAGCAGGGCTACGACCGCACCGACTACAACCGGCCGACCCAGGCCCAGTGGGTTCCACCAGCCGGTTCGGCCGCCGTCGCCAACCCTCCCGCGGTGGCGTCACCGGCCCAGGCGATCCGCAGCGCGGTCCAGAATGCGCGAACGGCCCGCACCGCCAAGCCCGCCGCCACGACGGCGCACGCCCCAAAGCCCGCGGCCGCAGACTCGACGCCCTCGGCCGGCCAGGCGCCTGGCCACAGCGCGGGAGCGAGGACCACCGGGGGCAGCGCCAGGGCGGCGCGCGCCGACTAG
- the nadD gene encoding nicotinate-nucleotide adenylyltransferase, with protein sequence MGGTFDPVHNGHLVAASEVADLFELDEVVFVPTGQPWQKSRDVTPAEDRYLMTVIATAANPRFSVSRVDIDRGGPTYTNDTLRDLRALNPDADLYFITGADALASILSWQNWEELFALATFIGVSRPGYELNGQHIVAAFDQLPEEALNLVEVPALAISSTDCRIRAAKNRPIWYLVPDGVVQYVAKRGLYREHRGENHHARVR encoded by the coding sequence ATGGGCGGGACGTTCGATCCCGTCCACAACGGTCACCTCGTTGCCGCCAGTGAGGTGGCTGATCTGTTCGAGCTCGACGAAGTGGTGTTCGTTCCCACCGGGCAGCCCTGGCAGAAGTCCCGCGACGTGACCCCGGCCGAGGACCGCTACCTGATGACCGTCATCGCGACGGCGGCCAACCCGCGGTTCTCGGTCAGCCGGGTCGACATCGATCGGGGCGGACCCACCTACACCAACGACACCCTGCGGGATCTGCGCGCACTGAACCCGGATGCCGACCTGTACTTCATCACCGGCGCCGACGCGTTGGCCTCGATCCTGTCCTGGCAGAACTGGGAGGAGCTGTTCGCCCTGGCCACGTTCATCGGTGTCAGCCGACCTGGGTACGAGCTCAATGGTCAGCACATCGTCGCCGCATTTGACCAGCTGCCCGAAGAGGCACTGAACCTGGTCGAGGTGCCGGCGCTGGCGATCTCGTCCACTGACTGCCGCATCCGCGCCGCCAAGAACCGGCCGATCTGGTACCTGGTGCCCGACGGCGTCGTGCAGTACGTCGCCAAACGCGGCCTCTACCGCGAACATCGAGGGGAAAACCATCATGCCCGCGTCCGCTGA
- the rsfS gene encoding ribosome silencing factor — MPASAEAIAMATIAARAAAAKLAQDVVVIDVSGQLVITDLFVIASAANDRQVSAIVDEIEEKMRLAGYKPARREGTREGRWVLLDYVDIVVHIQHQDERNFYALDRLWRDCPLVEVDLDEASADPQTGAAP, encoded by the coding sequence ATGCCCGCGTCCGCTGAAGCCATCGCGATGGCCACCATCGCCGCCCGAGCTGCGGCGGCCAAACTCGCCCAGGATGTCGTCGTCATCGACGTCTCGGGACAGCTCGTCATCACCGACCTCTTCGTGATCGCATCGGCTGCCAACGACCGGCAGGTAAGCGCCATCGTCGACGAGATCGAGGAGAAGATGCGGTTGGCCGGCTACAAGCCCGCCCGTCGGGAAGGCACCCGCGAAGGCCGCTGGGTGCTGTTGGACTACGTCGACATCGTGGTGCACATCCAGCATCAGGACGAACGCAACTTCTATGCGCTCGACCGGCTGTGGCGGGACTGCCCGCTGGTGGAGGTCGACCTGGACGAGGCGTCCGCCGACCCGCAGACCGGCGCGGCGCCGTGA
- the gpgP gene encoding glucosyl-3-phosphoglycerate phosphatase codes for MRVRRLVMLRHGQTEYNAGSRMQGQLDTELTDLGRAQAVAAAEVLAKRQPLLIVSSDLRRAYDTAVALSERTALPVNVDIRLRETHLGDWQGLTHHQVDATAPGARIAWRDDATWAPHGGESRIDVADRSRPLVAELVAAEPEWGLDEPDRPVVLVAHGGLIAALTAALLDLPVDSWPVLGGMGNASWVQLSGHSADDAPFADIRWRLDVWNASAQVANDVL; via the coding sequence GTGAGGGTGCGCCGACTGGTCATGTTGCGGCACGGCCAGACCGAGTACAACGCCGGTAGCCGGATGCAGGGCCAGCTTGACACCGAACTGACCGACCTCGGCCGGGCCCAGGCGGTCGCTGCCGCCGAGGTGCTCGCCAAGCGGCAGCCGCTGCTGATCGTCTCGTCGGATCTGCGGCGCGCCTACGACACCGCCGTCGCGCTCAGCGAGCGCACGGCGCTGCCGGTCAACGTCGACATCCGGCTGCGCGAAACCCACCTCGGTGACTGGCAGGGGCTGACCCACCATCAGGTGGATGCCACCGCCCCCGGTGCGCGCATCGCATGGCGCGACGACGCCACCTGGGCCCCGCACGGTGGCGAGAGCCGTATCGACGTCGCTGACCGAAGCCGGCCGTTGGTCGCCGAACTCGTTGCGGCTGAGCCAGAATGGGGGCTCGACGAGCCTGACCGGCCGGTGGTGCTGGTCGCCCATGGCGGGCTCATCGCGGCCCTCACCGCAGCGCTGCTGGACCTTCCCGTCGACAGCTGGCCGGTGCTCGGCGGCATGGGCAATGCGAGCTGGGTGCAGTTGTCCGGGCACAGCGCCGACGACGCGCCGTTCGCCGATATCCGGTGGCGCCTGGATGTGTGGAACGCCTCGGCCCAGGTGGCCAACGATGTCCTCTGA
- the octT gene encoding diglucosylglycerate octanoyltransferase, whose product MSSERPSPSPGRSAPARPSPSPGRSAPARRALLVFADSLSYYGPQGGLPSDDPRIWPNIVAAQLGWDLELIGRIGWTSRDVWWAATQDPRAWAALPRAGAVVFATSGMDSLPSPLPTALRELIRYVRPAVLRRWVRDGYGWLQPRLSPIARPALPPNLTVEYLEMTRAAIDFNRPGIPVVASLPSVHIADTYGHAHHGRRGTVKAITEWADQHGIALVDLKEAVAEEVLAGRGNPDGIHWNFEAHRRVAELMLKALAEVGVPPEKSLD is encoded by the coding sequence ATGTCCTCTGAACGACCAAGTCCATCCCCGGGTCGCTCCGCTCCTGCCCGCCCAAGTCCATCCCCGGGTCGCTCCGCTCCTGCCCGCCGGGCCCTGCTGGTCTTCGCCGACTCGCTGTCCTACTACGGCCCGCAGGGCGGTCTTCCCTCCGACGACCCGAGGATCTGGCCCAATATTGTTGCCGCCCAGCTGGGTTGGGACCTGGAGCTGATCGGCCGCATCGGCTGGACGTCGCGCGACGTGTGGTGGGCGGCCACCCAGGACCCGCGGGCATGGGCGGCGCTGCCGCGTGCCGGTGCGGTGGTGTTTGCCACCAGCGGCATGGACTCGCTGCCGTCACCGCTGCCGACCGCGCTGCGTGAACTCATCCGCTATGTCCGCCCCGCCGTGCTGCGGCGCTGGGTGCGCGACGGATACGGCTGGCTACAGCCCCGCCTGTCGCCGATCGCTCGGCCCGCACTGCCGCCGAACCTGACCGTCGAATATCTCGAAATGACGCGAGCTGCAATCGATTTCAACAGACCGGGCATACCTGTGGTGGCATCGCTGCCGTCGGTGCACATCGCCGACACCTACGGCCATGCCCACCACGGGCGCCGCGGCACCGTCAAGGCCATCACCGAATGGGCCGACCAGCACGGGATTGCGCTGGTCGACCTGAAAGAAGCGGTCGCCGAGGAGGTCCTGGCCGGGCGGGGAAACCCCGACGGCATCCACTGGAACTTCGAGGCGCACCGGCGGGTCGCCGAACTGATGCTCAAAGCGCTCGCCGAAGTCGGTGTGCCGCCCGAGAAATCACTCGACTGA
- a CDS encoding DegV family protein — MAVVVVTDSSARLPAGDVDEWSIHVVPLHILVDGADLRDGSDEIPPDLYQRGHVTTAGATPAELTAAYRQALADSGGDGVVAVHISGALSSTLGAAEYAAGEFGGSVRVVDSKSTAMGTGFVALAAARAARAGLDLDAVVAQAESTVQRVHGYIVVHRLENLRRSGRIGTAASWLGTALALKPLLRIDENGQLVLVQRVRTASKALAAMVEQVLAAVGEHRARLAVHHIDNPDAAADLAATLAAALPGCGPAVITDLGPVIGVHVGSGAVGVVAAVEEPQP; from the coding sequence ATGGCCGTCGTCGTGGTGACCGACTCGTCGGCCCGGCTGCCCGCCGGTGACGTCGACGAGTGGAGTATCCACGTTGTGCCCCTCCATATTCTGGTCGACGGTGCCGATCTGCGCGACGGCAGCGACGAGATCCCGCCGGATCTCTACCAGCGCGGCCACGTCACCACGGCTGGCGCCACGCCCGCCGAGCTGACCGCGGCCTACCGTCAAGCGCTGGCCGACAGCGGGGGAGACGGTGTGGTGGCCGTGCACATCTCTGGGGCGCTGTCGAGCACGCTGGGCGCCGCCGAATATGCGGCGGGGGAGTTCGGGGGATCAGTCCGCGTGGTCGACTCGAAGTCGACGGCGATGGGTACCGGATTCGTCGCACTGGCGGCCGCCCGTGCGGCACGGGCCGGACTCGATCTGGATGCCGTTGTCGCACAGGCTGAGTCGACGGTGCAGCGGGTGCACGGCTACATCGTGGTGCACCGGTTGGAGAATCTGCGGCGCAGTGGCCGGATCGGGACGGCGGCATCGTGGTTGGGTACCGCACTGGCGCTCAAGCCGCTGCTGCGGATTGACGAAAACGGCCAGCTGGTCCTGGTCCAACGGGTCAGGACCGCCTCCAAGGCGCTCGCGGCGATGGTGGAACAGGTGCTCGCGGCGGTCGGGGAACACCGGGCCAGGTTGGCTGTGCATCACATCGACAATCCTGACGCCGCGGCCGATCTCGCCGCGACGCTGGCCGCGGCCTTACCCGGCTGCGGACCCGCCGTGATCACCGATCTCGGTCCGGTGATCGGCGTGCATGTCGGCAGCGGCGCGGTGGGTGTCGTTGCGGCGGTGGAGGAACCGCAGCCCTGA
- a CDS encoding dihydrodipicolinate reductase → MSARTDKPIRVIQWTTGNIGRRSLHAIIGRSDMELVGVYAHGADKVGVDAAELSGWPEPTGIKATSDIDALLAAKPDACCYNPLWPSVDELVQLLEAGVNVCASAAWITGGKQSPEDLERIRKACEKGNSTIFGSGAHPGMTNMVGMVLSGACERVDEIRITESVDCSTYESAGTQAAMGFGCDPDTPGLAESVRRESEVFAESAAMMADAIGADLDRMTFDVTFTPATGDSDLGFMTIPEGTVGGVYGYHRGWVGDRNVVSVGFNWIMGSHVTPPKPLEHGHVIQVFGVPNMRTVLHCLPPKNWPEQGFMGLGMIYTAMPVTNAVPAVVAAAPGIVTLADLPPVTGRFAAL, encoded by the coding sequence ATGAGCGCACGCACCGACAAGCCGATACGAGTCATCCAATGGACCACCGGCAACATCGGCCGCCGGTCCCTGCACGCCATCATCGGCCGCTCGGACATGGAACTGGTCGGGGTGTACGCCCACGGCGCCGACAAGGTCGGAGTGGACGCCGCCGAGCTGTCGGGCTGGCCCGAGCCGACGGGCATCAAGGCGACCAGTGACATCGACGCGCTGCTGGCAGCCAAACCGGACGCCTGCTGCTACAACCCGCTGTGGCCCAGCGTCGACGAACTCGTGCAGCTGCTCGAGGCCGGCGTGAACGTGTGCGCCTCAGCGGCCTGGATCACCGGCGGCAAGCAATCCCCGGAGGATCTGGAACGGATCCGGAAGGCTTGCGAGAAGGGCAATTCCACGATCTTCGGCAGCGGCGCCCATCCCGGCATGACCAACATGGTGGGAATGGTGCTCTCCGGCGCATGCGAACGTGTCGACGAGATCCGCATCACCGAGTCAGTGGACTGCTCGACCTACGAGTCCGCGGGCACCCAGGCCGCGATGGGGTTCGGTTGCGACCCCGACACCCCGGGCCTGGCCGAGAGCGTGCGCCGGGAAAGCGAGGTGTTCGCCGAGTCTGCGGCGATGATGGCCGACGCGATCGGCGCCGACCTCGACCGGATGACCTTCGACGTCACCTTCACCCCGGCGACCGGGGACTCCGACCTCGGGTTCATGACGATCCCGGAGGGCACCGTCGGCGGCGTGTACGGCTACCACCGCGGCTGGGTCGGGGACCGCAATGTGGTCAGCGTCGGATTCAACTGGATCATGGGCTCCCACGTCACCCCACCCAAGCCGCTGGAACACGGTCACGTCATCCAGGTCTTCGGTGTGCCCAACATGCGCACGGTGCTGCACTGCCTGCCGCCGAAGAACTGGCCGGAGCAGGGTTTCATGGGGCTGGGCATGATCTACACGGCGATGCCGGTGACCAATGCGGTCCCCGCGGTGGTCGCCGCCGCACCGGGCATCGTGACGCTGGCCGACCTGCCCCCGGTGACCGGGCGGTTCGCCGCGCTCTGA
- a CDS encoding ComEA family DNA-binding protein, with product MGSEPPLASLHRRLGVGGVGEEHADDDDEDAADLPSWIPDGRPERGRKLVAAIRTDPGRAGALAMGVVAVIAVLVTVVTLMRDDSAPVMSAKLPPVEMVSSAAPRSGAAAPTGPVVVSVVGLVTKPGLVTLAPDARIADAVSAAGGALDGADLLGLNLARHVVDGEQVVVGITMPAGQPDALGSSVSGGPATSGPPAAAAPSAPLDLNTASAEQLDTLPGIGPVMAAAIVAWRETNGKFTSVDQLGEVDGIGTARLEKLRSLVRV from the coding sequence ATGGGATCGGAACCGCCGCTGGCCAGCCTGCACCGCCGCCTCGGGGTCGGCGGGGTCGGTGAGGAGCACGCCGACGATGACGACGAGGACGCCGCCGACCTGCCCAGCTGGATTCCCGACGGGCGACCCGAACGCGGGCGGAAGCTGGTGGCGGCGATCCGGACCGACCCCGGCCGCGCCGGCGCGCTCGCCATGGGAGTAGTCGCGGTGATCGCCGTGCTCGTCACCGTGGTCACCCTGATGCGTGACGACTCCGCCCCGGTGATGTCGGCCAAGCTGCCGCCGGTGGAGATGGTGTCCTCGGCGGCTCCGCGTTCCGGGGCGGCGGCACCGACGGGGCCCGTCGTCGTCAGTGTCGTCGGCCTCGTGACCAAACCCGGTCTGGTCACCCTGGCCCCCGATGCGCGGATCGCCGACGCGGTCTCGGCCGCCGGCGGCGCACTCGACGGTGCTGATCTGCTCGGACTCAATCTGGCCCGCCATGTGGTCGACGGCGAGCAGGTTGTCGTCGGCATCACCATGCCTGCCGGCCAGCCCGACGCTCTGGGCAGCTCGGTCAGCGGCGGCCCGGCCACCTCGGGTCCGCCGGCGGCCGCAGCCCCCTCGGCGCCGCTGGACCTGAACACCGCCAGCGCCGAGCAACTCGACACCCTGCCCGGCATCGGGCCGGTGATGGCGGCGGCCATCGTGGCCTGGCGCGAGACCAACGGAAAGTTCACCAGTGTCGACCAACTTGGCGAGGTGGACGGGATCGGCACGGCGCGGCTGGAGAAGCTGCGGAGCCTGGTCCGGGTCTGA
- a CDS encoding ComEC/Rec2 family competence protein produces MDTEPAARLDLRLVPAALTAWVVTAAGIVWPVGAALAATCVVVAAGCGALAWWCRDRAAVRACAVSVIGTAVVGAGFGMAVALRSDAVREHPVTARFGSTTTLTVTPTESPRSLGNGRLMFAANLDRVETAESSGRVVVFAPVLGFAEISAGRPARFRARVGRPTRRDLTVAVLSATGEPMLGEASSVQRAAQAVRSRFAAAALQVLPADQAAMLPGLVLGDTSSVPPSTAAEFRTAGLTHLTAVSGANVTIVCGTVLLSARLIGPRAATGLAAVALLAFVVVVQPGASVLRAAVMGALALLAVLSGRRRQAIPVLSAAVLALLVAAPQLAVDAGFALSVTATAALVVLAPVWSARLVARGWPKPLADALCIAVAAQLVTAPLVAAISGQLSLVAVLANLVVGVVIPPITVLGTAAAALCPVWSAGAGLLIRFTGPELWWLLHVAHWASAVPGAAITVPSGVAGVVTVGGVTALGAGLWWRARRG; encoded by the coding sequence GTGGACACCGAGCCCGCGGCGCGGCTGGATCTGCGGCTGGTGCCCGCGGCGCTGACGGCCTGGGTGGTGACGGCCGCCGGCATCGTCTGGCCGGTCGGCGCCGCGCTCGCGGCGACATGCGTCGTGGTCGCTGCCGGGTGCGGCGCCCTGGCGTGGTGGTGCCGGGATCGCGCCGCAGTCCGGGCCTGTGCCGTCAGCGTGATCGGTACCGCCGTCGTCGGCGCCGGGTTCGGTATGGCGGTCGCGTTACGCAGCGACGCGGTGCGCGAGCATCCGGTCACCGCGCGGTTCGGCAGCACCACCACGCTGACCGTGACACCGACGGAGAGTCCGCGATCGCTGGGCAACGGTCGGCTGATGTTCGCTGCCAACCTCGATCGCGTCGAGACCGCCGAATCATCAGGCCGGGTGGTCGTTTTCGCACCCGTGCTCGGCTTCGCCGAGATCTCTGCCGGGCGGCCGGCCCGGTTCCGTGCCCGGGTCGGCAGGCCCACCCGGCGGGATCTGACGGTGGCGGTCCTGAGCGCCACCGGGGAACCGATGCTGGGCGAGGCCTCCTCGGTGCAGCGCGCCGCACAGGCCGTGCGGTCCCGGTTCGCCGCCGCGGCGCTGCAGGTGTTGCCTGCCGACCAGGCGGCCATGCTTCCCGGACTCGTGCTGGGCGACACGTCGTCGGTCCCGCCGAGCACCGCCGCCGAGTTCCGCACGGCGGGCCTGACGCACCTGACGGCCGTTTCCGGCGCCAACGTCACGATCGTGTGCGGCACGGTGCTGCTCTCGGCGCGGCTGATCGGACCGCGCGCGGCCACCGGGCTGGCGGCGGTGGCGTTGCTGGCCTTCGTCGTCGTGGTGCAGCCCGGCGCCAGTGTGCTGCGCGCTGCGGTGATGGGGGCCCTGGCGCTGCTGGCGGTGCTGTCCGGCCGCCGCCGACAGGCCATCCCTGTTCTGTCGGCCGCGGTCCTCGCGCTGCTCGTGGCCGCCCCGCAACTGGCCGTCGATGCCGGCTTTGCCCTGTCGGTGACGGCGACCGCCGCGCTGGTGGTGCTGGCCCCGGTCTGGTCCGCCCGGCTGGTGGCCCGGGGCTGGCCCAAACCGCTTGCCGATGCGCTGTGTATCGCGGTGGCCGCGCAACTGGTCACCGCACCGTTGGTGGCCGCCATCTCCGGACAACTAAGCCTGGTCGCAGTGTTAGCCAATCTTGTTGTGGGCGTGGTGATTCCGCCCATCACCGTGCTGGGGACGGCTGCGGCGGCACTGTGCCCGGTGTGGTCTGCCGGTGCGGGGTTGCTGATCAGGTTCACCGGACCGGAACTGTGGTGGCTGTTACACGTCGCCCACTGGGCCAGCGCTGTCCCCGGGGCGGCGATCACGGTGCCCTCAGGCGTGGCCGGGGTGGTGACGGTCGGTGGTGTGACGGCGCTCGGCGCCGGGCTGTGGTGGCGGGCGCGGCGCGGATGA
- the holA gene encoding DNA polymerase III subunit delta codes for MHLILGDEELLVDRAIGTVVRAARAAAGTDDVPVNRLRAGEVSTNELAELLSPSLFADERVVVLESAAEAGKEAVDLIASAAADLPPGTVFVVVHSGGGRAKGLVDQLKKLGAEAHECKKITKAPERADFVRAEFRALKVKVDDDTVTALLDAVGFDIRELASACSQLVADTAGLVDAAAVRRYHSGKAEVKGFDIADKAVVGDVAGAAEALRWAMMSGEPHVVLADALAEAVHMIARVGPLSGDPYRLASELGMPPWRIQKAQKQSRRWSRDKIATAIRLVATLNADVKGAAADANYVLEDAVRKVAQLAAGSGRD; via the coding sequence CTGCATCTGATCCTGGGCGACGAGGAACTGCTCGTCGATCGCGCCATCGGCACGGTGGTGCGGGCCGCGCGGGCCGCCGCCGGCACCGACGACGTTCCGGTGAACCGGCTACGTGCCGGTGAGGTGTCGACCAACGAACTGGCCGAACTGCTCAGCCCGTCGCTGTTCGCCGACGAGCGGGTGGTGGTCCTGGAGTCAGCCGCCGAAGCCGGCAAGGAAGCCGTCGACCTGATCGCCTCGGCCGCCGCCGACCTGCCGCCGGGCACGGTTTTCGTCGTCGTGCACAGCGGCGGCGGCCGGGCCAAGGGTTTGGTCGATCAGCTCAAGAAACTCGGCGCCGAGGCGCACGAGTGCAAGAAGATCACCAAGGCCCCCGAACGGGCCGACTTCGTGCGCGCCGAGTTCCGCGCCCTCAAGGTGAAGGTCGACGACGACACCGTCACCGCACTGCTGGACGCAGTCGGCTTCGATATCCGGGAGCTGGCCTCGGCATGCTCACAGCTGGTCGCCGATACCGCAGGCCTTGTCGACGCGGCCGCGGTGCGGCGCTATCACAGCGGTAAGGCTGAGGTGAAGGGCTTCGACATCGCCGACAAGGCCGTTGTGGGTGACGTCGCCGGGGCAGCCGAAGCGCTGCGCTGGGCGATGATGAGCGGTGAGCCGCATGTCGTGCTGGCCGACGCGCTGGCCGAGGCCGTCCACATGATCGCGCGAGTGGGTCCGCTCTCGGGCGACCCCTACCGTCTGGCCTCCGAGCTGGGCATGCCGCCCTGGCGAATCCAGAAAGCGCAGAAGCAGTCGCGGCGCTGGTCACGGGACAAGATCGCCACGGCGATTCGACTGGTGGCGACGCTGAACGCGGACGTCAAGGGCGCAGCGGCCGACGCCAACTACGTGCTGGAAGATGCGGTGCGCAAAGTGGCACAACTGGCCGCCGGAAGCGGCCGGGACTGA
- the rpsT gene encoding 30S ribosomal protein S20, with amino-acid sequence MANIKSQQKRILTNERRRLRNKSVKSSLHTAIRAFRQAAAEGDKDKAGDLLTATSRKLDKAASKGVIHKNQAANKKSALAQAFNKI; translated from the coding sequence GTGGCCAACATCAAGTCGCAGCAGAAGCGGATTCTCACCAACGAGCGCCGCAGGCTGCGCAACAAGTCGGTGAAGAGCTCGCTTCACACCGCGATCCGCGCGTTCCGTCAGGCTGCCGCCGAAGGCGACAAGGACAAGGCCGGCGACCTGCTGACCGCCACCAGCCGCAAGCTGGACAAGGCTGCCAGCAAGGGCGTGATTCACAAGAATCAGGCGGCCAACAAGAAGTCCGCGCTCGCGCAGGCCTTCAACAAGATCTGA